A portion of the Luxibacter massiliensis genome contains these proteins:
- the rplS gene encoding 50S ribosomal protein L19 produces MNDIIRKIEAEQLKENAPQFSVGDTVKVYAKIKEGSRERIQVFEGTVLKKQGGSTRETFTVRKNSNGIGVEKTWPLHSPNVEKIEVIRRGKVRRAKLNYLRNRVGKSAKVKELVK; encoded by the coding sequence ATGAACGATATTATAAGAAAAATCGAGGCAGAGCAGCTCAAAGAGAATGCCCCTCAGTTTAGTGTCGGTGATACTGTAAAGGTATACGCTAAAATTAAAGAGGGCAGCCGTGAAAGAATCCAGGTATTTGAAGGGACAGTCCTTAAGAAACAGGGCGGCAGCACAAGAGAGACTTTCACAGTCAGAAAGAATTCTAACGGAATTGGTGTTGAAAAGACTTGGCCGCTGCACTCACCAAATGTTGAGAAGATAGAGGTTATCCGCAGAGGTAAAGTAAGGAGAGCGAAGCTGAATTACCTGAGAAACCGTGTTGGTAAGAGCGCTAAGGTAAAAGAATTAGTAAAATAG
- the lepB gene encoding signal peptidase I: MDQEKGIIRELFGWIVYILIIVGLTYLIITFVGQRTRVSGSSMETTLSDGDNLIVDKISYRFREPKRYEIIVFPYQYEENTYYIKRIIGLPGETVQVKDGKVLINGQELDEHYGNEEMQNPGIAEEPVTLGEDEYFVLGDNRNHSADSREVSVGVLHRKDLLGRAWIRIWPLDKFGVIKHE; the protein is encoded by the coding sequence ATGGACCAGGAGAAGGGGATCATACGGGAGCTGTTTGGCTGGATTGTTTATATATTAATTATAGTGGGGCTGACATATCTGATTATTACATTTGTGGGGCAGAGGACCCGGGTCAGCGGATCTTCCATGGAGACTACGCTCTCAGATGGGGATAACCTGATTGTAGATAAAATATCCTACCGCTTCCGGGAGCCAAAGAGATATGAGATTATTGTATTTCCTTACCAGTATGAGGAAAATACATACTATATAAAAAGAATCATCGGCCTGCCGGGGGAGACCGTCCAGGTGAAAGATGGGAAAGTATTGATTAACGGGCAGGAATTAGATGAGCACTATGGCAATGAGGAGATGCAGAATCCGGGAATTGCGGAGGAGCCTGTCACACTGGGGGAGGATGAATATTTTGTCCTGGGTGATAACAGGAACCACAGTGCGGACAGCCGGGAAGTGAGCGTAGGCGTACTTCACAGAAAAGATTTGCTGGGAAGGGCCTGGATACGCATCTGGCCTTTAGATAAGTTCGGAGTGATTAAGCATGAATAA
- the pgeF gene encoding peptidoglycan editing factor PgeF has translation MGIGLHYKNQNKIFYEAEGETPYLEYPLFQNTGIVRHGFSTRIGGVSKGCYSSLNLSFTRGDSEEAVRENFRRIGRAIQVRCEDMVFTQQTHTVNVLAVTEEERGMGIMRPRSYSDVDGLVTNVPGLCLVAFFADCVPLYFVDPVKKVIGLSHSGWRGTVGKIGKVTVELMQQKYGSRPKDILAAAGPSICQDCYEVSEDVIRKFQANFKERHWEELFYRKENGKYQLNLWKANELVFEEAGIIREHIAVTNVCTHCNSKILYSHREAGDRRGNLCAFLSLKEGV, from the coding sequence ATGGGCATAGGACTGCATTATAAGAATCAAAATAAGATATTCTATGAGGCTGAGGGGGAGACTCCCTATCTGGAGTATCCGTTATTTCAGAATACAGGGATTGTCAGACATGGGTTTTCTACCAGAATTGGAGGAGTCAGCAAAGGCTGCTATTCTTCCCTGAATTTAAGTTTTACAAGGGGAGACAGCGAGGAGGCCGTGAGAGAGAACTTCAGACGGATTGGCCGGGCCATCCAGGTGCGCTGCGAAGATATGGTATTTACCCAGCAGACACATACGGTAAATGTGCTGGCAGTTACGGAGGAAGAACGGGGCATGGGGATTATGCGCCCCAGAAGCTACTCAGATGTAGACGGCCTTGTGACAAATGTTCCGGGACTGTGCCTGGTGGCCTTTTTCGCGGACTGTGTGCCCCTTTATTTTGTAGACCCTGTAAAAAAAGTGATAGGTTTAAGCCATTCCGGCTGGAGGGGGACAGTTGGGAAGATTGGAAAAGTAACTGTGGAGCTGATGCAGCAAAAATACGGCTCCAGGCCGAAGGATATCTTGGCTGCAGCGGGGCCCTCTATCTGCCAGGACTGCTATGAGGTGAGCGAAGATGTGATTCGTAAATTCCAGGCGAATTTTAAGGAGCGGCACTGGGAAGAATTATTTTATAGGAAAGAAAATGGAAAATACCAGCTGAACCTATGGAAGGCCAATGAGCTCGTCTTTGAGGAAGCTGGGATAATTAGAGAGCATATTGCGGTGACGAATGTCTGTACTCATTGCAACAGCAAGATTCTGTATTCTCACCGGGAGGCAGGGGACAGGAGGGGTAACCTGTGTGCGTTTCTTTCCTTAAAGGAGGGCGTATAA
- a CDS encoding response regulator transcription factor → MMWKVIAADDEGYIREALQKLIDWRKMDCVLEAVVSDGQALIDRIREEPPDIVITDIQMPVLDGLEVCRFVYETYPGTQVILLTAHSEFEYARAAVKYDVCDYVLKVSIMEELPTAVEKAAKELGNCHKAAEQREKKESKTLYLQMEQYIDQNFRSKLSLEEIAEALHANGSYLSRLYKNKTGKNLFEAILDRRIEAAKEYLLDTDMKTYEISEAVGIEDSGYFSKMFKKKIGVSPKEFRRGGSHGEIQ, encoded by the coding sequence ATGATGTGGAAAGTCATAGCAGCGGACGATGAAGGGTACATCCGGGAAGCGCTTCAAAAACTGATAGACTGGAGGAAGATGGACTGTGTATTAGAAGCAGTAGTCAGCGATGGACAAGCGCTTATAGATAGAATCAGAGAGGAACCTCCAGACATAGTAATTACGGATATCCAGATGCCGGTGTTAGATGGTCTGGAAGTGTGTAGATTTGTTTATGAAACCTATCCTGGGACACAAGTGATTCTTTTGACAGCTCATTCTGAGTTTGAGTATGCCAGGGCCGCAGTTAAGTACGATGTTTGTGATTATGTGTTAAAGGTCTCAATTATGGAAGAACTGCCAACAGCGGTGGAAAAGGCTGCTAAAGAACTGGGAAATTGCCATAAGGCGGCAGAGCAGAGGGAAAAGAAAGAGTCCAAAACTCTCTATCTGCAGATGGAACAGTATATTGATCAGAATTTCCGGTCCAAGCTTTCACTGGAGGAAATTGCCGAAGCCCTCCATGCAAATGGAAGTTACCTGAGCAGGCTTTATAAGAATAAAACCGGAAAGAACCTTTTTGAAGCAATACTGGACCGGAGGATCGAGGCTGCAAAGGAATATTTGCTGGATACGGATATGAAAACTTATGAAATATCAGAAGCGGTGGGGATAGAAGATTCGGGATATTTTTCTAAAATGTTTAAGAAGAAAATAGGGGTTTCTCCTAAAGAATTCAGGAGAGGTGGCAGCCATGGGGAAATACAGTAA
- a CDS encoding ABC transporter substrate-binding protein, with product MKRKVVSILLVAAMCVTVLAGCGGGSDSEKKDGSNAKDEDNVLEFYHGYYQDESEWAAAQVMRDIYGQFAEEHADGDVTFKAIAVENRDEIVSAQVSGGSFPDMVDFGGARGSLTSAVAQDLVYDLKPYIDENHLADAVGLNYTQNDQDGHIYSVHDQIESRGLWYNSSILEKAGASVDKVFADWTSFGDAMDKINTLGNGTYGYIAGQGSRYIVNAIMGSTEKGKEMIESELTEEAINSDEFAEAFKTAAKLDQANGSDHTTDDNGNLMADFNTNGTVGVLFNGVWNAGAIDETNAEVIEPALFPGNIAIASAGDGIAVANGMSEEKTELALEFVKYMTSAEVQERIFTEVQAKPCNATLDLNGLAQKSGSATVTKLAEACSQVNEADTTVIDLSYTWGSDVDKAIVNALMESAVSGTDIDARFAQLQKELLALIG from the coding sequence ATGAAAAGGAAAGTAGTAAGTATATTATTAGTTGCGGCAATGTGCGTGACTGTACTGGCTGGATGTGGGGGCGGTTCAGATTCAGAAAAAAAGGACGGCTCTAATGCCAAGGATGAAGACAATGTTCTGGAATTTTATCATGGGTATTATCAGGATGAGAGTGAATGGGCGGCTGCCCAAGTTATGAGAGATATCTACGGCCAGTTTGCCGAAGAACATGCAGATGGCGATGTGACGTTCAAAGCAATTGCGGTGGAGAACCGGGACGAGATTGTCAGCGCCCAGGTATCCGGCGGGTCATTCCCGGATATGGTTGACTTCGGAGGAGCCAGGGGTTCACTGACATCTGCGGTAGCACAGGATCTTGTTTATGATCTAAAGCCTTATATTGATGAGAATCATCTTGCAGATGCAGTTGGACTGAATTATACACAGAATGACCAGGATGGACACATTTACTCTGTACATGATCAAATCGAGAGCCGGGGACTGTGGTATAATTCTTCCATATTGGAGAAGGCAGGAGCATCTGTGGATAAAGTATTTGCTGACTGGACATCTTTTGGAGATGCCATGGATAAGATAAATACATTGGGCAACGGTACTTACGGATATATCGCAGGTCAGGGATCACGCTACATTGTGAATGCCATTATGGGTTCTACCGAGAAAGGAAAAGAAATGATAGAGTCAGAATTGACTGAGGAGGCAATTAATTCTGACGAGTTCGCAGAGGCATTTAAGACGGCGGCAAAATTAGATCAGGCGAATGGGTCCGACCATACAACAGACGATAACGGTAATTTGATGGCAGATTTTAATACAAATGGAACAGTGGGCGTTTTGTTTAACGGTGTGTGGAATGCAGGCGCTATTGACGAGACAAACGCAGAAGTAATCGAGCCGGCGTTGTTTCCGGGGAATATTGCCATTGCATCCGCTGGAGACGGTATCGCGGTGGCTAACGGAATGAGTGAGGAAAAGACGGAACTTGCCCTGGAATTTGTAAAGTATATGACAAGCGCAGAAGTACAGGAAAGAATATTCACAGAAGTACAGGCAAAGCCATGCAACGCTACGTTGGATCTGAATGGACTGGCTCAAAAGAGCGGCAGTGCGACAGTTACCAAGCTGGCGGAAGCATGCTCACAAGTGAATGAGGCAGACACAACGGTGATAGACTTAAGCTATACCTGGGGTTCTGATGTTGATAAAGCGATTGTCAATGCCCTGATGGAATCAGCAGTATCCGGTACAGATATCGATGCTAGATTTGCGCAGCTCCAAAAAGAACTGCTGGCATTGATTGGATAA
- a CDS encoding mechanosensitive ion channel family protein, which translates to MILGTDLRMADEISVEEVTAEVTQEVDRVTAYFQEHLPALIAFGIRVLMALVFFFIGRVVIRWIQRLVRHSLQRTSADKGVIQFIDSVLKFSLYALLLFTIATKLGVESSSVAALIASAGVAIGLALQGSLSNFAGGVLILLLKPFVVGDYIIEGSNNNEGTVKEIQIFYTKLSTVDNKTIVIPNGTLANSSLTNVTARPERQLDLKVGIAYHADLRKAKGLIEGLLQNEPGIIQDEDIKVFVDSLEDSAVLLGLRAWVKTEEYWTVRWRLLEEIKLTFDRENIEIPYNQLTVHMHRDAVQKDYSI; encoded by the coding sequence ATGATCTTGGGAACCGACCTTAGGATGGCGGATGAGATTTCTGTAGAAGAGGTCACTGCTGAGGTGACACAGGAGGTGGACCGTGTGACAGCGTACTTCCAGGAGCATCTGCCGGCTCTGATAGCATTTGGGATCAGGGTGCTGATGGCGCTTGTATTTTTCTTTATTGGCCGTGTGGTGATACGGTGGATACAGAGGCTTGTCAGGCATTCACTTCAGAGGACCAGCGCAGATAAAGGGGTCATCCAGTTTATTGACTCTGTGTTAAAGTTCAGCCTGTATGCTCTGCTGCTTTTTACCATTGCCACAAAGCTGGGGGTAGAGTCCTCCTCTGTTGCAGCGCTGATAGCTTCTGCAGGTGTGGCCATTGGCCTGGCGCTGCAGGGCAGCCTCTCCAACTTTGCGGGCGGGGTGCTGATCCTGCTTCTGAAACCCTTTGTTGTGGGGGATTATATTATAGAGGGCAGCAATAACAACGAAGGAACGGTGAAAGAAATACAGATTTTCTATACTAAGCTGTCCACGGTGGATAATAAGACCATTGTCATCCCTAACGGGACTTTGGCTAACAGCAGCCTGACAAATGTGACGGCCCGCCCAGAACGGCAGCTTGACCTGAAAGTGGGAATCGCATACCATGCAGACTTAAGAAAGGCAAAGGGGTTAATAGAGGGACTGCTTCAGAATGAACCAGGGATTATCCAGGATGAGGACATAAAGGTTTTTGTGGACTCATTAGAGGACAGTGCGGTATTGTTGGGACTGCGGGCCTGGGTGAAGACAGAAGAATACTGGACAGTCAGGTGGAGGCTTTTGGAAGAAATTAAGCTTACCTTTGACAGAGAGAATATTGAGATACCGTATAATCAGCTTACAGTGCATATGCACAGAGATGCAGTACAGAAAGATTATTCCATTTAA
- the lepB gene encoding signal peptidase I, translated as MQDLNFRKKRRRQARRKKRAQKKQELRFESVRPGIRFKREKTNEQRQHAREVVNWMVQIITVCIIAFVLVWFFGQRVSNAGDSMKPVLSNGDVVLVNRLIYNASKPRRGDIIAFKPNGNENTHYSIKRIIGLPGETVQIKEGQIYINDTKMTDYVYADTIEEAGIADEALALAGDEYFVLGDNYGSSDDSRMADIGNVKRDEIYGKVWFVASFGPDFGFVKK; from the coding sequence ATGCAGGATTTAAACTTTCGCAAAAAGCGCAGAAGGCAGGCAAGAAGGAAGAAGCGGGCCCAGAAAAAGCAGGAACTCAGATTTGAGTCTGTGAGGCCAGGGATCCGCTTTAAACGAGAAAAGACAAATGAACAGAGGCAGCATGCAAGGGAAGTGGTGAACTGGATGGTCCAGATCATTACGGTGTGTATCATTGCGTTTGTGCTGGTCTGGTTTTTTGGGCAGAGAGTCAGTAATGCGGGGGATTCCATGAAACCTGTTTTGAGTAATGGGGATGTGGTACTTGTCAACCGCCTTATATATAATGCCAGCAAGCCCAGGCGCGGGGACATTATAGCATTTAAGCCCAATGGAAATGAAAATACTCACTATTCTATAAAAAGAATTATTGGACTGCCGGGTGAGACTGTACAGATTAAGGAAGGGCAGATTTATATTAATGATACAAAAATGACAGACTATGTATATGCCGATACAATAGAAGAGGCTGGAATTGCCGATGAGGCTTTGGCACTGGCAGGCGATGAATATTTTGTCCTGGGGGATAATTATGGCAGCAGTGACGACAGCCGTATGGCAGACATAGGGAATGTAAAGAGGGACGAAATCTATGGGAAGGTCTGGTTTGTGGCAAGTTTTGGGCCTGACTTTGGATTTGTTAAGAAATAA
- the ylqF gene encoding ribosome biogenesis GTPase YlqF: MHFQWYPGHMTKAKRMMQENMKLIDLVIELVDARIPISSRNPEIDELGRSKARVILLNKSDLAQDRLNDEWTKYFREKGYSVIKVNSRKGGGIKSIQGVIQEACKEKIERDQRRGILNRPVRAMVVGIPNVGKSTFINALAGKACTKTGNKPGVTKGKQWIRLNKNVELLDTPGILWPKFEDQTVGLRLALIGSIKEEILNVEELAGELISFMKANYAGILAKKYGINEEDDDFECLKSIAKSRHCLVRGSVLDTEKAARLLLDDFRNGRIDKITLEFPGDYE; encoded by the coding sequence ATGCATTTTCAGTGGTATCCGGGTCATATGACCAAAGCAAAACGGATGATGCAGGAGAATATGAAACTGATTGATCTTGTGATCGAACTGGTGGACGCCCGGATTCCAATCAGCAGCAGGAATCCTGAGATTGATGAGCTGGGCCGCAGCAAGGCAAGGGTGATTCTTCTGAATAAATCGGACCTGGCACAGGACCGGCTAAATGACGAGTGGACGAAATATTTCCGGGAGAAGGGTTATTCCGTGATAAAGGTGAATTCCAGAAAGGGCGGAGGTATTAAATCTATCCAGGGGGTCATTCAGGAAGCCTGTAAGGAAAAGATAGAGCGGGATCAAAGAAGGGGGATATTGAACCGGCCAGTGAGGGCCATGGTAGTCGGCATCCCCAATGTGGGCAAATCTACATTTATCAACGCCCTGGCTGGAAAGGCCTGTACAAAGACGGGCAATAAGCCGGGGGTGACAAAAGGGAAGCAGTGGATCCGCCTGAATAAGAATGTGGAACTTTTAGATACGCCAGGTATACTTTGGCCAAAATTTGAAGATCAGACCGTGGGCCTCCGCCTTGCCCTCATTGGATCTATAAAAGAGGAAATACTTAATGTTGAGGAGTTGGCGGGGGAATTGATTTCTTTCATGAAAGCCAATTATGCAGGGATACTGGCGAAAAAATATGGGATCAATGAGGAAGACGATGATTTTGAGTGCCTCAAAAGTATTGCCAAGAGCCGGCACTGCCTGGTCAGAGGGAGTGTTTTGGATACAGAAAAGGCTGCCAGATTGCTGCTGGATGATTTCCGCAATGGCAGAATTGATAAAATTACACTTGAATTTCCCGGGGATTATGAATAA
- a CDS encoding ABC transporter substrate-binding protein, which produces MGKYSKIAFAFILFLASILSGCESVKEEPVTITVIHAWGGTEADHVAMRDIYEGFEKQNPDISLQLISMPTRNEMLRKIEDMIMVGDTPDIITFSGMGRNQTYNFMVDNNMALDLKPYLEKDTEFANCISDVNLEYWTTEENQLFTVADVLSLSGGYWYNEEIFQQANIQKIPETWEEFWAMCETLRTWTEKQGLEILPLQPSGEGYLYFLDHMLADFGDSTPSGISGHKITAEKEKLENAVVRLNKIYRFSTSESAGYTYLDETSLFNEGKVAIYVNGVWGAPMISKNIHAKYGLLPSESGTSMSCESACLGYVLGNSGDENRENASVRFLKYMLSSPVQARIVKETEQIPANPQIELEDYAEEKPRMYQAASLVMDADRKIDVPDNLWAASQKTIFTENILDVLTGKESESELVEQIIAESMEND; this is translated from the coding sequence ATGGGGAAATACAGTAAAATAGCTTTCGCTTTTATCCTGTTTTTGGCCAGTATACTTTCAGGCTGTGAAAGCGTAAAGGAGGAACCCGTAACGATTACAGTGATTCACGCATGGGGAGGGACAGAGGCGGACCATGTTGCTATGCGCGATATTTATGAGGGGTTTGAAAAACAAAATCCGGATATCAGCCTCCAGCTTATTTCTATGCCTACAAGGAATGAGATGCTGCGGAAGATCGAGGATATGATCATGGTGGGAGACACCCCGGATATTATTACTTTCAGCGGAATGGGGCGGAACCAGACATATAATTTTATGGTGGATAATAATATGGCTTTGGATTTGAAGCCATATTTAGAGAAGGATACAGAATTTGCAAATTGTATTTCTGATGTAAATTTAGAATACTGGACAACAGAAGAAAACCAGCTGTTTACAGTAGCTGACGTATTGTCCCTTAGCGGCGGATATTGGTATAATGAAGAAATCTTCCAACAGGCTAACATTCAAAAAATACCTGAAACATGGGAAGAATTTTGGGCAATGTGCGAGACGCTGAGGACCTGGACAGAGAAACAGGGCCTGGAGATATTGCCTTTGCAGCCGTCTGGGGAGGGATATCTTTATTTTTTGGATCATATGCTGGCTGATTTTGGGGACAGTACGCCAAGCGGTATTAGTGGACATAAAATTACAGCAGAAAAAGAGAAATTGGAAAATGCGGTGGTTAGGTTAAATAAAATATATCGGTTTTCTACTTCCGAAAGCGCAGGGTACACGTATTTGGATGAGACAAGTTTATTTAACGAAGGGAAAGTGGCTATCTATGTCAACGGCGTGTGGGGAGCGCCTATGATCTCAAAGAATATTCATGCGAAATATGGATTGCTGCCTAGTGAGTCTGGAACCTCCATGTCCTGTGAGTCCGCCTGCTTAGGGTATGTGTTGGGGAACAGTGGAGATGAGAACAGAGAAAATGCTTCTGTCCGTTTTCTCAAATATATGCTAAGTAGTCCAGTCCAGGCCCGGATTGTAAAAGAGACTGAACAGATCCCTGCTAATCCGCAGATAGAGCTTGAAGACTATGCAGAAGAGAAGCCTAGAATGTATCAGGCAGCGTCCCTGGTCATGGATGCAGACAGAAAGATTGATGTTCCAGATAATCTATGGGCAGCATCGCAGAAAACTATATTTACAGAAAATATACTGGATGTCCTGACAGGAAAGGAGTCAGAGTCTGAGCTTGTGGAGCAGATTATTGCTGAGTCAATGGAAAATGATTAG
- a CDS encoding YraN family protein produces MRKEIRQNNRRTGTSYEQAAGYYLEQSGYVILEYNYRCLVGEIDIIAREGEYLVFSEVKYRRDQRKGSPLEAVDARKQKILYKCADWYLAEHNLMDIPCRFDVIGIQGSGIVHIRDAFCK; encoded by the coding sequence ATGAGGAAAGAAATAAGGCAAAACAACAGAAGGACGGGAACAAGTTATGAGCAGGCTGCCGGGTATTATCTGGAACAGTCTGGCTATGTCATTCTGGAATATAATTACCGCTGCCTTGTGGGCGAGATAGATATCATCGCCAGGGAGGGAGAATACCTGGTGTTTTCGGAAGTAAAATACCGGAGGGATCAAAGAAAAGGCAGTCCCCTGGAGGCAGTGGACGCGAGGAAACAGAAGATTCTTTATAAATGTGCAGACTGGTATTTGGCGGAACATAATCTGATGGATATTCCATGCAGATTTGACGTGATCGGGATCCAAGGAAGCGGCATCGTGCATATTAGGGACGCATTTTGTAAATGA
- a CDS encoding sensor histidine kinase: MQFIEDGAVSIRHNMMLDAFFEAGISGTDYDPTVIEPQLLYSMELFSDRNMIDRKIPFVTSVYLFNNAGDCIYEHYYASTLAAEEKEEAMYLNIQREFRQSQDRYACVSDEKSINLLFRIYDDDMKEKGICIAKISREAVNTLLGGVSDYSDSTWMVLFGDERIIAFQGRWSDIEQLTKFESVWSGKRSLEEHNVIGCAKICGFDMRTVICVGQENIFAVLKSTALIFAAGLIIVLIITVLAAFGSSYRFTRPVTKMIGKIQAFGKQDFDVRMEESAIQEFHDIGIVFNEMAERIKYLIMQVYEKQLLAVQSEVKYLQAQMNPHFQFNILAMLSLKAKMAGNEEVYEGLKAFSKLTQGKIFREKEIKIKVSEELEIVRFYLYLQKSRYQDKICYEIDVQDNHINQNLIPRLLIEPLVENAVSHGLEPKRESGMVKVTLYEESGQSGDARMLHICVEDDGVGFEAEKMAESGGEKEPVDGKVDHTHTGLENIKRMLMILYGDRHKFRISGGIGTGTKVEIVIPSERSGYDVESHSSGR, from the coding sequence ATGCAGTTTATTGAAGATGGGGCTGTGTCAATCCGCCATAATATGATGCTGGATGCTTTTTTTGAGGCGGGCATTTCTGGGACTGATTATGACCCGACTGTAATTGAACCACAGTTGTTATATAGCATGGAATTATTTTCTGACCGTAACATGATTGATCGGAAGATACCTTTTGTGACGAGTGTGTATTTGTTTAATAATGCTGGAGACTGCATTTATGAGCATTATTATGCCTCTACTTTGGCTGCTGAAGAGAAAGAGGAGGCTATGTACCTCAACATACAGAGAGAGTTTCGGCAAAGCCAGGACAGATATGCCTGTGTTTCAGACGAGAAAAGTATTAATTTATTGTTTCGGATCTATGATGATGACATGAAAGAGAAGGGAATATGTATTGCTAAGATCAGCAGGGAGGCCGTCAACACTCTATTAGGAGGGGTGTCTGATTATAGTGACTCCACATGGATGGTGCTATTTGGAGATGAGCGGATCATTGCTTTTCAGGGACGGTGGAGTGATATAGAACAGCTCACCAAATTTGAGAGTGTTTGGAGTGGGAAACGATCCCTGGAAGAACATAATGTCATAGGCTGCGCTAAAATATGTGGATTCGATATGCGGACAGTGATCTGTGTGGGCCAGGAAAATATTTTCGCCGTCCTTAAATCTACGGCTCTGATATTTGCTGCAGGGTTAATTATTGTATTGATCATTACTGTGCTTGCGGCGTTCGGATCGAGTTACCGTTTTACAAGGCCAGTGACTAAAATGATTGGTAAAATACAGGCTTTTGGAAAGCAGGATTTTGATGTCCGCATGGAGGAATCAGCCATTCAGGAGTTTCATGACATTGGAATTGTATTCAACGAGATGGCTGAAAGGATTAAATATCTGATTATGCAGGTATATGAAAAACAACTTTTAGCTGTCCAGTCTGAGGTAAAATATTTACAGGCCCAGATGAATCCCCACTTTCAATTTAATATTCTGGCTATGTTAAGCCTAAAGGCTAAAATGGCGGGCAATGAGGAAGTGTATGAAGGATTGAAAGCATTTTCAAAGTTGACACAGGGCAAAATATTCCGGGAAAAGGAGATTAAAATCAAAGTATCTGAAGAATTGGAAATCGTGAGATTTTACTTATATTTACAGAAAAGCAGATATCAGGATAAGATTTGTTACGAAATTGATGTGCAGGACAACCATATTAACCAAAACCTGATTCCCCGCCTGCTGATTGAGCCCCTTGTTGAAAATGCGGTCTCTCATGGATTGGAACCAAAACGTGAGAGTGGTATGGTCAAAGTGACTCTGTATGAAGAGTCAGGGCAATCTGGAGACGCCAGGATGCTTCACATTTGTGTGGAGGATGACGGGGTAGGATTTGAAGCGGAAAAAATGGCGGAGAGTGGTGGGGAAAAAGAACCTGTAGATGGGAAAGTTGACCATACTCACACTGGTTTGGAGAATATAAAACGTATGCTTATGATCTTGTATGGGGACCGCCATAAGTTTAGGATCAGCGGAGGAATCGGTACAGGGACAAAAGTGGAGATTGTAATTCCGTCAGAGAGGAGTGGATATGATGTGGAAAGTCATAGCAGCGGACGATGA
- a CDS encoding ribonuclease HII: MNKNDGRDAGVYEPKEKAVCAKIEEIRQEFMLAGEPEIAGLCEKYRGDSRKGVQNLILKYQKQQEKIRAELIRLEGMRRYEDKYAEYMHICGIDEVGRGPLAGPVVAGAVILPKDCRILYLNDSKKLSGKRREELYGEIMEKAVAVGVGMVGPSRIDEVNILNATYEAMRKAIGKLSQAPDILLNDAVTIPGAGVLQVPIVKGDAKSVSIAAASVVAKVTRDRLMQEYDKILPGYGFAENKGYGSQAHIEALSRMGPTPIHRRSFIKNFMPDRGKLQS, encoded by the coding sequence ATGAATAAAAATGATGGCAGGGACGCTGGGGTCTATGAACCAAAAGAAAAGGCTGTATGTGCAAAAATAGAGGAAATAAGGCAGGAATTTATGCTGGCCGGGGAGCCAGAGATAGCAGGCTTATGTGAAAAGTATAGGGGGGACAGCCGCAAAGGTGTCCAAAACCTGATTTTGAAATATCAAAAGCAGCAGGAGAAGATACGGGCAGAACTTATACGCCTGGAAGGGATGAGGCGGTATGAGGATAAGTATGCAGAATATATGCATATATGTGGAATTGATGAGGTTGGGAGAGGACCCTTAGCCGGCCCGGTGGTAGCAGGCGCAGTTATATTGCCAAAAGACTGCAGGATCCTGTATTTAAATGACTCCAAAAAACTCTCAGGCAAAAGGCGGGAAGAGTTGTACGGCGAGATCATGGAAAAGGCTGTCGCCGTAGGCGTGGGGATGGTGGGGCCATCCCGTATTGATGAAGTCAATATACTTAACGCCACATACGAGGCTATGCGCAAGGCCATAGGGAAACTGAGCCAGGCGCCAGATATTCTGCTGAATGATGCAGTGACTATTCCCGGAGCCGGGGTTTTACAAGTACCGATTGTCAAGGGTGACGCCAAGAGCGTTTCTATTGCGGCGGCCAGTGTGGTGGCAAAGGTCACTAGGGACCGGCTGATGCAGGAGTATGATAAAATCCTTCCCGGCTATGGGTTCGCTGAGAACAAGGGATATGGTTCCCAGGCCCATATAGAGGCTTTGTCCAGGATGGGGCCCACCCCAATACACAGGCGTTCTTTTATTAAGAATTTTATGCCGGACAGAGGGAAGCTACAGTCGTGA